A window of the Xenopus laevis strain J_2021 chromosome 9_10L, Xenopus_laevis_v10.1, whole genome shotgun sequence genome harbors these coding sequences:
- the lasp1.L gene encoding LIM and SH3 protein 1 L homeolog, which yields MNPSCARCGKIVYPTEKVNCLDKFWHKACFHCEICKMTLNMKNYKGYDKKPYCNAHYPKQSFTTVADTPENLRLRQQSELQSQVRYKEDFEKNKGKGFSVVADTPELQRIKKTQDQISNIKYHEEFDKGRMGNPLVDGDDFDRRGSDDVANYRRSSQSSQQHQPPASSSAYPQHPPQPKYGYQEPAAPVSSQRGPPAGGKRYRAVYDYNAADEDEVSFQDGDTIVNVQQIDDGWMYGTVERTGDTGMLPANYVEAI from the exons TTCTGGCACAAAGCATGCTTCCACTGTGAGATCTGCAAGATGACTCTGAACATGAAGAACTACAAGGGATATGACAAAAAACCATACTGCAATGC TCATTACCCCAAGCAGTCTTTCACCACGGTGGCCGATACCCCAGAAAACCTTCGCCTGAGACAGCAAAGTGAGCTACAGAGCCAG GTCCGTTACAAGGAAGACTTTGAAAAGAATAAGGGCAAGGGATTCAGTGTAGTGGCTGACACCCCTGAACTGCAGAGGATTAAGAAAACCCAGGATCAGATCAGCAAT ATTAAATATCATGAAGAATTCGATAAGGGCCGGATGGGGAACCCATTGGTGGACGGTGATGATTTTGACCGTCGAGGATCCGATGATGTTGCTAATTACCGTAGATCTTCACAGAGTTCACAGCAGCACCAACCCCCAGCCAGCAGCTCAG CCTATCCACAGCATCCACCGCAACCAAAGTATGGCTACCAAGAACCCGCTGCTCCAGTGTCATCCCAACGCGGCCCCCCAGCAGGAGGG AAGCGATACAGAGCTGTGTACGACTACAATGCAGCCGATGAAGATGAGGTGTCTTTCCAAGACGGCGACACCATCGTAAATGTTCAGCAGATTGACGACGGCTGGATGTACGGGACCGTGGAACGCACGGGGGACACGGGCATGCTTCCTGCAAATTACGTGGAAGCCATCTGA